One genomic segment of Pelagerythrobacter marensis includes these proteins:
- a CDS encoding cell wall hydrolase — protein sequence MIHGPAGTTRARRKTASLWSRLIGTGGPGRHRGRRILALAAALGVPAMAAPGDWHAFGQPVPEAAPANEVKPMPFERAGHSFPGSAFYFLEDSPRVVPTAREDLAAVFDPTGTGDGTAAELAAARTAGPAARSFTGGGTGIDRSRALHCLASAVYYEAASETRGGQKAVAQVVLNRVAHPTYPNSVCGVVFQGSERKTGCQFTFTCDGSLARKPMKAAWDRALGVASEALAGEVYAPVGLATHYHTIWINPYWAPSLDTVGTIGAHRFYRWRGKAGRPAAFTASYRGSEPVAAPARRAIAETPALSAEPAALAPGGSDPVERGTARPSARAAAAPGLSAAGGEQPGDAAPAGGIMPSSGRVRPEYANSGRWIADPQ from the coding sequence TTGATCCACGGCCCCGCCGGAACGACCCGTGCACGCCGCAAGACGGCGAGCCTGTGGTCGCGCCTGATCGGCACGGGCGGGCCTGGCCGGCATCGCGGGCGGCGCATTCTCGCGCTTGCTGCCGCGCTGGGCGTACCGGCGATGGCCGCACCGGGCGACTGGCACGCCTTCGGCCAACCCGTGCCCGAAGCCGCCCCGGCGAACGAAGTGAAGCCGATGCCTTTCGAGCGCGCAGGCCACAGTTTCCCCGGCTCCGCCTTCTACTTCCTCGAAGACAGCCCCCGCGTGGTACCCACCGCGCGAGAGGATCTGGCGGCAGTGTTCGACCCCACCGGAACCGGCGACGGCACGGCGGCGGAACTGGCTGCTGCGCGCACCGCCGGCCCCGCCGCCCGCAGCTTCACCGGCGGCGGCACGGGGATCGACCGCTCCCGCGCGCTGCACTGCCTCGCCAGCGCGGTCTATTACGAAGCGGCGAGCGAGACGCGCGGCGGCCAGAAGGCCGTGGCCCAGGTCGTGCTCAACCGTGTGGCGCATCCGACTTATCCCAACAGCGTTTGCGGCGTGGTTTTCCAGGGTTCGGAGCGCAAGACCGGATGCCAGTTCACCTTCACCTGTGATGGATCGCTGGCGCGCAAGCCGATGAAGGCGGCATGGGACCGCGCCCTTGGCGTTGCGAGCGAGGCACTGGCGGGCGAAGTCTATGCCCCGGTCGGCCTTGCCACCCATTACCACACGATCTGGATCAATCCCTACTGGGCGCCCAGCCTCGACACCGTGGGCACGATCGGCGCGCACCGGTTCTATCGCTGGCGCGGCAAGGCCGGACGCCCCGCCGCCTTCACGGCATCCTATCGCGGCAGCGAGCCGGTCGCAGCCCCCGCCCGGCGCGCGATTGCCGAAACCCCCGCCCTCTCCGCAGAGCCGGCAGCGCTTGCCCCCGGTGGTAGCGATCCCGTCGAGCGCGGCACTGCCCGTCCCTCGGCGCGCGCAGCAGCAGCCCCAGGACTTTCCGCGGCAGGCGGGGAACAGCCCGGCGATGCCGCACCCGCAGGCGGCATCATGCCGTCATCGGGCCGGGTACGGCCCGAATATGCCAACAGCGGCCGCTGGATCGCCGACCCGCAATAG
- a CDS encoding TonB-dependent receptor plug domain-containing protein, whose product MRNYLIFGTSILALSAPLAAQDGAGDPYGQFRPEETEITVTATGTRIEVEDTGQPVTVIGQDEIESIQGADLTRVLERVPGLAFSRNGGPGAVTNVRVRGAEGEQLLVILDGVRVSDTAAPGGGFDFGNLTASNLGKIEVLRGSNSTIWGSDAIGGVLVASTRSETGLEASAEYGSRDTLTGAVSGGVGGTAGFLGGSASYYRTDGFSQAASGTEADGFEQWAVNGHGRLYLTPGFELFARGRWAEGDLDLDGFPPPTYALADTADTQHTRQYSASAGAVYDAGPLFVSAAYSFADTERANRSEGLDDPTFASDGHSDRVELRGEWRPIGPLLVNFGAENEWSDYRTLSDDVRHSTRIFGAYAQLGIEMGPLSAHAGARLDDHARFGSETSFGGDISYALTDDLRLRASVGEGFKAPTLYQLYSDYGNPELQPERSTSYDIGLVHGDRSLSGTRFYGAVTAFRRDARNQIEFASCWQNPAPICADRPFGYYENIGRVRAEGIEVELGARPSDRWVTRAVYAWVDTENRTTGSANEGNVLARRPRHTLTLSADWESPLAGLTLGGDLRLVDDSFDNASNLTPLDGYALAGLRAALPFGERFELFGRVENLFDTEYQTAAGYATAGRSAFVGARARF is encoded by the coding sequence ATGCGTAACTATCTGATTTTCGGCACCAGTATCCTCGCGCTTTCCGCGCCGCTCGCGGCGCAGGATGGCGCCGGCGACCCCTATGGCCAGTTCCGGCCGGAAGAGACCGAGATCACCGTCACCGCCACCGGCACCCGGATCGAGGTGGAAGACACCGGCCAGCCGGTCACCGTGATCGGGCAGGATGAGATCGAGAGCATTCAGGGCGCCGACCTGACCCGCGTGCTGGAGCGGGTGCCCGGCCTTGCCTTCAGCCGCAACGGCGGCCCGGGCGCGGTGACCAACGTGCGCGTGCGCGGGGCGGAAGGGGAGCAGCTTCTCGTCATCCTCGACGGGGTGCGCGTGTCCGACACGGCCGCGCCCGGCGGCGGGTTCGATTTCGGCAATCTGACCGCCAGCAACCTCGGCAAGATCGAGGTGCTGCGCGGATCGAACAGCACGATCTGGGGTTCGGACGCGATCGGCGGCGTACTGGTCGCCAGCACGCGCAGCGAAACCGGGCTGGAAGCGAGCGCCGAATACGGATCGCGCGATACGCTGACCGGCGCGGTTTCGGGCGGCGTCGGCGGCACGGCCGGGTTCCTGGGCGGATCGGCCAGCTATTACCGCACCGACGGCTTTTCCCAGGCCGCCAGCGGAACCGAAGCCGACGGGTTCGAACAGTGGGCGGTCAACGGCCACGGGCGGCTCTACCTCACCCCCGGTTTCGAGCTGTTCGCGCGCGGCCGTTGGGCGGAAGGCGACCTTGATCTCGACGGGTTCCCGCCGCCGACATATGCGCTGGCCGACACCGCCGATACGCAGCACACGCGCCAGTATTCGGCATCGGCGGGGGCGGTCTATGACGCGGGACCGCTGTTCGTCAGCGCCGCCTATTCCTTCGCCGATACCGAGCGTGCGAACCGCAGCGAGGGTCTGGACGATCCGACTTTCGCCAGCGACGGCCATTCGGACCGCGTCGAGCTGCGCGGCGAATGGCGCCCGATCGGGCCGCTGCTGGTCAACTTCGGGGCGGAGAACGAGTGGAGCGATTATCGCACCCTGTCCGACGATGTGCGGCACAGCACGCGGATCTTCGGCGCCTATGCTCAGCTCGGGATCGAGATGGGGCCGCTTTCGGCCCATGCCGGTGCCCGGCTGGACGATCACGCCCGCTTCGGCAGTGAGACGAGCTTCGGCGGCGACATCAGCTATGCCCTGACCGATGACCTGCGCCTGCGCGCAAGCGTGGGCGAAGGGTTCAAGGCGCCGACGCTCTACCAGCTCTATTCCGATTACGGGAACCCGGAGCTTCAGCCCGAACGCAGCACCAGCTACGACATCGGCCTGGTCCACGGCGACCGTTCGCTGTCGGGCACGCGGTTCTACGGCGCGGTCACCGCGTTCCGCCGCGATGCGCGCAACCAGATCGAATTCGCGAGCTGCTGGCAGAACCCGGCCCCGATCTGCGCCGACCGCCCGTTCGGCTATTACGAGAACATCGGTCGCGTCCGGGCGGAAGGGATCGAGGTCGAGCTGGGCGCGCGCCCGTCCGATCGCTGGGTGACCCGCGCGGTCTATGCCTGGGTCGATACCGAAAACCGCACCACCGGTTCGGCGAACGAGGGCAATGTCCTCGCCCGCCGTCCGCGCCACACGCTGACGCTGTCCGCCGACTGGGAAAGTCCGTTGGCCGGGCTCACGCTGGGCGGCGACCTGCGGCTAGTGGACGATTCGTTCGACAATGCCAGCAATCTGACCCCGCTCGACGGTTATGCCCTGGCGGGCCTGCGGGCGGCGCTGCCGTTTGGCGAGCGGTTCGAACTGTTCGGCCGGGTCGAAAACCTGTTCGACACCGAATACCAGACCGCCGCCGGTTACGCGACGGCGGGCCGCAGCGCCTTTGTCGGTGCCCGCGCGCGGTTCTGA
- a CDS encoding M3 family metallopeptidase, with protein MKAHILATTAIAFALAGCSTIEEGAVQSAADNVAAADIPEGTGYFAKASSLPFHAPDFTQIDDSDYQPAFEQAMAIHSAEIEAIKTNPEPPTFDNTIVALETSGKMLSRVATVFFALTGANTNDTLDATQAEIGPRLSQHSDAITLDPVLFQRVKAVYDNRAAMTMTPEDAKLLEETYSQMVHAGALLDPAQKDQVKAINSRLSELTTEFSQKVREATVDGALVVDSRAQLAGLSDADIDAAAKLATEKGLDGKFVIALQNTTQQPLLPELEDRATRERLFKNSYHRSDRAGENDTRTLLAQIATLRAQKATLFGEPDWASYVMYDRMAKKPKTALDFMEQMVPALAATQRREAAMLNEQIKAEGGDFEVRPWDWYRYAEKVRKAKYDIDENAVKPYFEITSVLENGVFYAANKLYGLSFEQRTDLPVYHPDVTTYTVFDADGSELGIFYFDPYQRPSKRGGAWMGNFVDQSHLYGTKPVIYNVLNIPKAAEGEPQLVSFDNVNTLFHEFGHALHGFFADQKYASLSGTATARDFVEYPSQVNELWATYPEVLRNYAKHYKTGETIPTELVEKIEAAAKFNQGYDFGEVVEAALLDMKWHALSPAEAAAIDTPEEVDAFERNALEELGLEVDLVPPRYRSTYFNHIFSSPAGYSAGYYSYLWTEMLDRDSRKWFLDNGGLTRANGEHYRKTVLSRGGTMDYFDMFENFAGRQPDVTPMLDARGLLGDEAEAARD; from the coding sequence ATGAAGGCCCATATCCTGGCCACCACTGCCATTGCATTCGCGCTAGCCGGATGTTCCACTATCGAGGAGGGTGCCGTGCAATCCGCCGCCGACAACGTCGCCGCTGCCGACATTCCCGAAGGCACCGGCTATTTCGCGAAAGCGAGCAGCCTGCCGTTCCACGCCCCCGATTTTACCCAGATCGACGACAGCGACTACCAGCCCGCCTTCGAACAGGCGATGGCGATCCACAGCGCCGAAATCGAGGCGATCAAGACCAATCCCGAACCGCCGACGTTCGACAACACGATCGTCGCGCTGGAAACTTCGGGCAAGATGCTCAGCCGTGTGGCGACCGTGTTCTTCGCGCTGACCGGCGCCAACACCAACGACACGCTCGACGCGACCCAGGCCGAAATCGGCCCCAGGCTGTCGCAGCATTCGGATGCGATCACGCTCGATCCCGTGCTGTTTCAGCGGGTGAAGGCGGTTTACGACAACCGCGCAGCGATGACGATGACGCCGGAAGATGCCAAGCTGCTGGAAGAAACCTACAGCCAGATGGTCCATGCCGGCGCGCTGCTCGACCCGGCGCAGAAGGATCAGGTGAAGGCGATCAATTCGCGCCTGTCCGAACTGACCACCGAATTTTCGCAGAAAGTTCGCGAGGCGACCGTTGACGGCGCGCTGGTCGTGGACAGCAGGGCGCAACTGGCCGGATTGTCGGATGCCGATATCGACGCCGCGGCCAAGCTCGCGACCGAAAAGGGGCTGGACGGCAAGTTCGTGATCGCGCTGCAGAACACGACGCAGCAACCGCTGCTGCCCGAACTGGAAGACCGCGCCACGCGCGAGCGCCTGTTCAAGAACAGCTATCACCGGTCAGACCGCGCGGGCGAGAACGACACGCGCACCCTGCTGGCCCAAATCGCCACCCTGCGCGCGCAGAAGGCGACCCTGTTCGGTGAACCCGACTGGGCCAGCTACGTCATGTACGACCGCATGGCCAAGAAGCCGAAGACCGCGCTCGATTTCATGGAACAGATGGTCCCCGCTCTTGCCGCGACGCAGCGGCGCGAAGCGGCGATGCTGAACGAGCAGATCAAGGCGGAAGGCGGCGATTTCGAAGTGCGCCCGTGGGACTGGTATCGCTATGCCGAGAAAGTCCGCAAGGCGAAGTACGACATCGACGAGAATGCGGTTAAGCCCTATTTCGAAATCACCAGCGTGCTGGAAAACGGCGTGTTCTACGCCGCCAACAAGCTTTACGGCCTGTCGTTCGAACAGCGCACCGACCTGCCGGTCTATCACCCCGACGTGACGACCTATACCGTGTTCGATGCCGACGGCAGCGAGCTGGGGATCTTCTATTTCGACCCCTACCAGCGGCCGAGCAAGCGCGGCGGTGCGTGGATGGGCAACTTCGTGGATCAGAGCCACCTCTACGGCACCAAGCCGGTAATCTACAACGTGCTCAACATCCCCAAGGCCGCCGAAGGCGAACCGCAGCTGGTCAGCTTCGACAACGTCAACACGCTGTTTCACGAATTCGGCCACGCGCTGCACGGGTTCTTCGCCGATCAGAAATACGCCAGCCTTTCGGGTACGGCGACCGCGCGCGACTTCGTCGAATACCCGAGCCAGGTGAACGAGCTGTGGGCGACCTATCCCGAGGTGCTGCGCAACTATGCGAAGCATTACAAGACGGGTGAGACGATCCCGACCGAACTGGTCGAAAAGATCGAGGCCGCGGCCAAGTTCAACCAGGGATACGATTTCGGCGAAGTGGTGGAAGCCGCGCTGCTCGACATGAAGTGGCACGCGCTGAGCCCGGCGGAAGCGGCCGCGATCGACACGCCGGAAGAAGTCGACGCCTTCGAACGCAACGCGCTGGAGGAACTGGGGCTGGAAGTGGACCTGGTGCCGCCGCGTTACCGCTCCACCTATTTCAACCACATCTTCTCCAGCCCGGCCGGCTACAGCGCGGGATACTATTCGTATCTGTGGACCGAGATGCTCGATCGCGACAGCCGCAAGTGGTTCCTCGACAACGGCGGGCTGACGCGCGCGAACGGCGAACACTATCGCAAGACCGTGCTCAGCCGCGGCGGGACGATGGACTATTTCGATATGTTCGAAAATTTCGCCGGCCGCCAGCCGGATGTGACCCCGATGCTCGACGCACGCGGCCTGCTGGGCGACGAGGCGGAGGCAGCCAGGGACTGA
- the thpR gene encoding RNA 2',3'-cyclic phosphodiesterase, with amino-acid sequence MHRLFVALPLLAPIRDILLDTMDGIEAARWQSEEQLHLTLRFAGELDPRAAEDLVAALALVRAEPFALEIRGVGHFARKRRPHTLWAAVPPAEPLAILQRRVERACRAASLPPETRTFVPHVTLARLNASSGTIGGWLADNALLAAGPWPVDSFALYESRLTPYGSDYERLEDFPLG; translated from the coding sequence ATGCACCGCCTGTTCGTTGCCCTGCCCCTGCTTGCGCCGATCCGCGATATTCTGCTCGATACGATGGACGGGATCGAGGCGGCGCGGTGGCAGTCGGAGGAGCAGTTGCATCTGACCCTGCGCTTTGCCGGCGAGCTCGATCCGCGCGCGGCGGAGGATCTGGTTGCGGCGCTGGCGCTGGTTCGGGCCGAGCCGTTCGCGCTGGAGATCCGCGGCGTGGGGCATTTCGCGCGCAAGCGCCGGCCCCATACGCTGTGGGCCGCGGTGCCGCCGGCCGAACCGCTCGCGATCCTGCAACGGCGGGTCGAACGTGCCTGTCGCGCCGCCAGCCTGCCGCCCGAAACGCGCACGTTCGTGCCCCATGTCACGCTTGCCCGGCTCAATGCATCGAGTGGGACGATCGGCGGCTGGCTGGCCGATAACGCCCTGCTGGCCGCGGGACCGTGGCCGGTCGACAGCTTCGCACTCTATGAAAGCCGGCTGACGCCCTATGGCTCCGACTACGAGCGGCTGGAGGATTTTCCCCTCGGCTGA
- a CDS encoding serine hydrolase domain-containing protein, which produces MHRAIADPRHSAAPGCVAVGFEKGRLAQFAAAGLADIDEGRPLDRNTLFYGASLSKQFTALAAATLIADGKLGLDDDVRRYLPELPRYRAPVTVAMLMHHTSGIRDSLGLLRMAGMTDVGRASKQEALRLLFRQADTAFVPGTRYAYSNGGYLLLAEIVERVAGMPFAQYAHQAIFAPLGMPNAYFLDDASPRPGTFAHGYVPAGTDGGAEGSGFIQRDTFPRFSGSGGLMLSMADLAQYEADIEHGRRVFTPEVTRILLTPGRYSDGTPIDDGKGLSYGGGLHIGRKGGQRVIRHGGSAEAFKHAYLRLPETHRAFAVLCNRGDWKAGDRLDRIMAANGVPAPGLPDVQPMGLFHSPELNTDYRIVAEGTGLSVQVTSPLVDETRILHFIPEDDGAYHAGATTITPTGDPARIVVSRGSSGPIIFRAVSTPSGSR; this is translated from the coding sequence ATGCACCGGGCTATCGCCGACCCCCGGCATTCGGCGGCCCCCGGCTGCGTTGCCGTCGGCTTCGAGAAGGGGCGTCTCGCGCAGTTCGCCGCTGCGGGGCTCGCCGACATCGACGAGGGCCGGCCGCTCGACCGGAACACGCTGTTCTACGGCGCCTCGCTGTCCAAGCAGTTCACGGCGCTGGCCGCGGCCACACTGATCGCGGACGGCAAGCTCGGCCTCGATGACGATGTGCGTCGCTACCTGCCCGAACTGCCACGCTATCGCGCGCCGGTGACGGTGGCCATGCTCATGCATCACACTTCGGGCATTCGGGATTCGCTGGGCCTCCTGCGCATGGCGGGGATGACCGACGTCGGCCGGGCTTCGAAGCAGGAGGCGCTCCGGCTGCTGTTCCGGCAAGCCGACACTGCTTTCGTGCCCGGCACGCGCTATGCCTATTCGAACGGCGGTTACCTCCTGCTTGCCGAGATCGTCGAGCGCGTCGCTGGCATGCCCTTTGCCCAATACGCGCACCAGGCGATTTTCGCGCCGCTCGGCATGCCCAACGCCTATTTCCTCGACGACGCCAGCCCCCGTCCGGGCACTTTCGCGCATGGCTATGTGCCGGCGGGCACCGATGGCGGGGCCGAGGGTAGCGGCTTTATCCAGCGCGACACTTTCCCGCGCTTCAGCGGGTCCGGCGGCTTGATGCTCTCGATGGCGGACCTTGCGCAATACGAAGCCGACATCGAGCACGGTCGCCGCGTGTTCACACCCGAAGTCACCCGAATCCTGCTGACGCCGGGGCGCTACAGCGACGGCACGCCGATCGATGACGGCAAAGGGCTGAGCTATGGCGGTGGGCTGCACATAGGGCGGAAGGGTGGCCAGCGCGTGATCAGGCATGGCGGTTCGGCGGAGGCCTTCAAGCATGCCTACCTCCGCCTGCCCGAGACGCACCGGGCTTTCGCAGTGCTGTGCAACCGGGGCGACTGGAAGGCTGGCGACAGGTTGGACCGGATCATGGCCGCCAACGGGGTCCCGGCACCGGGCCTGCCCGACGTGCAGCCGATGGGACTGTTCCATTCCCCGGAGCTGAACACCGACTATCGCATTGTGGCCGAGGGCACTGGACTGTCCGTACAGGTGACTTCGCCACTGGTGGACGAGACGCGGATTCTCCATTTCATTCCCGAGGACGACGGGGCCTATCACGCGGGAGCGACGACGATCACGCCGACCGGCGATCCCGCGCGCATAGTCGTCAGCCGCGGCAGCTCGGGCCCGATCATCTTTAGAGCGGTTTCCACCCCTTCCGGATCGCGGTGA
- the uvrA gene encoding excinuclease ABC subunit UvrA, translating into MSLTHISVRGAREHNLKGVDIDLPRDSLIVITGLSGSGKSSLAFDTIYAEGQRRYVESLSAYARQFLEMMQKPDVEHIDGLSPAISIEQKTTSRNPRSTVATVTEIYDYMRLLWARVGVPYSPATGLPIEAQTVSNMVDRVMELPEGTRLYLLAPVVRGRKGEYRKELAEWQKAGFTRVRIDGEMFEIQDAPALDKKYKHDIEVVVDRLAVRDGIETRLADSFETALKLAEGLAYVDLADGVVPGREDEGGSGGNLKGAGLPSNRIVFSEKFACPVSGFTIEEVEPRLFSFNAPQGACATCDGLGEKQLFDPQLVVPNEGLTLKQGAVVPWAKSNPPSPYYMQVLASLAKEYGFDLTTAWNDLSEEHRDVILHGTKGRAVPLTFKDGRKQYTVNKPFEGVIGNLNRRLLQTESAWMREELSKFQTAQPCEVCGGKRLNAKALAVRVPSGEGPTDIATPTKMSVADARTWFLALEDHLSETQAQIARAILKEINERLGFLNNVGLDYLNLDRTSGTLSGGESQRIRLASQIGSGLSGVLYVLDEPSIGLHQRDNDRLLETLKRLRDLGNTVIVVEHDEDAIRSADHVVDLGPGAGVHGGEVVAQGTLKQVLKAKGSLTADYLTGRRAIAVPATRRKGNGHTLTVHGARANNLRDVTAAIPLGTFTCVTGVSGSGKSSFTIDTLYAAAARSLNGARVIAGPHDRITGLEYCDKVIEIDQSPIGRTPRSNPATYTGAFTNIRDWFAGLPEAQARGYKPGRFSFNVKGGRCEACQGDGLIKIEMHFLPDVYVTCEECGGKRYNRETLEVKFKGMSIADVLDMTIEDAEEFFKAVPPIRDKMHMLNEVGLSYVKVGQQATTLSGGEAQRVKLAKELSRRSTGQTLYILDEPTTGLHFEDVRKLLEVLHRLVDQGNSVVVIEHNLDVIKTADHILDLGPGGGVRGGEVVAQGVPEHVAGVEGSYTGQYLKPLLDRATRNEPAQA; encoded by the coding sequence ATGTCTCTAACTCATATTTCTGTCCGCGGCGCGCGTGAGCATAACCTCAAGGGCGTCGATATCGACCTGCCGCGCGACAGCCTGATCGTGATCACCGGCCTCAGCGGCTCGGGCAAGTCGAGCCTCGCCTTCGATACGATCTATGCCGAGGGGCAGCGGCGTTATGTCGAGAGCCTTTCCGCCTATGCGCGCCAGTTCCTCGAGATGATGCAGAAGCCCGATGTCGAGCATATCGACGGGCTTTCTCCCGCGATCTCGATCGAGCAGAAGACCACCAGCCGCAACCCGCGCTCGACCGTGGCGACCGTTACCGAGATCTACGATTATATGCGCCTGCTGTGGGCGCGCGTGGGCGTGCCCTATTCGCCGGCCACCGGCCTGCCGATCGAAGCGCAGACGGTGTCGAACATGGTCGACCGCGTGATGGAACTGCCCGAAGGGACGCGGCTCTATCTGCTTGCCCCGGTGGTGCGCGGGCGCAAGGGGGAGTATCGCAAGGAACTGGCAGAATGGCAGAAGGCCGGCTTCACCCGCGTGCGGATCGACGGCGAGATGTTCGAGATCCAGGACGCGCCCGCGCTCGACAAGAAGTACAAGCACGATATCGAGGTCGTGGTGGATCGCCTCGCGGTGCGGGACGGGATCGAGACGCGGCTGGCCGATAGCTTCGAAACCGCGCTCAAGCTGGCCGAGGGGCTGGCGTACGTCGACCTGGCCGATGGCGTGGTGCCGGGGCGCGAGGATGAAGGGGGGAGCGGCGGCAACCTCAAGGGCGCGGGCCTGCCGTCCAACCGCATCGTCTTTTCCGAGAAGTTCGCCTGTCCCGTTTCCGGCTTCACGATCGAGGAAGTGGAGCCGCGGCTGTTCAGCTTCAACGCGCCGCAGGGGGCCTGCGCCACGTGCGACGGGCTGGGGGAGAAGCAGCTGTTCGACCCGCAGCTCGTCGTCCCGAACGAGGGGCTGACGCTGAAGCAGGGCGCGGTCGTGCCCTGGGCCAAGTCCAACCCGCCCAGCCCCTATTACATGCAGGTGCTGGCCAGCCTGGCGAAGGAATACGGCTTCGACCTCACCACCGCGTGGAACGATCTGTCGGAGGAGCATCGCGACGTCATCCTCCACGGGACGAAGGGGCGCGCGGTGCCGCTGACGTTCAAGGACGGGCGCAAGCAGTACACGGTGAACAAGCCGTTCGAGGGGGTGATCGGCAACCTCAACCGCCGCCTGCTGCAGACCGAAAGCGCGTGGATGCGGGAGGAGCTGTCGAAGTTCCAGACCGCGCAGCCGTGCGAGGTGTGCGGCGGCAAGCGGCTGAATGCCAAGGCGCTGGCGGTCAGGGTGCCGAGCGGGGAAGGGCCGACCGACATCGCCACCCCCACGAAGATGAGCGTCGCCGATGCGCGCACCTGGTTCCTCGCCCTCGAAGATCATCTGAGCGAGACGCAGGCGCAGATTGCCCGCGCGATCCTGAAGGAAATCAACGAACGGCTGGGCTTCCTGAACAACGTCGGGCTGGATTACCTCAACCTCGATCGAACTTCTGGCACCCTCTCGGGTGGGGAGAGCCAGCGCATCCGCCTTGCCAGCCAGATCGGCAGCGGGCTGAGCGGCGTGCTCTACGTGCTGGACGAGCCGAGCATCGGCCTGCACCAGCGCGATAACGACCGGCTGCTGGAAACGCTCAAGCGCCTGCGCGACCTGGGCAATACGGTGATCGTGGTCGAGCATGACGAGGATGCGATCCGCAGCGCCGACCATGTGGTCGATCTGGGCCCCGGCGCCGGCGTGCACGGGGGCGAGGTGGTTGCGCAGGGCACGCTGAAACAGGTGCTGAAGGCGAAGGGCTCGCTCACCGCGGATTATCTCACCGGCCGGCGCGCGATCGCGGTGCCCGCCACCCGGCGCAAGGGCAACGGCCACACGCTCACCGTCCACGGCGCGCGGGCGAACAACCTGCGCGACGTGACCGCCGCCATCCCGCTGGGCACCTTCACCTGCGTGACCGGCGTATCGGGATCGGGCAAGTCGAGCTTCACGATCGACACCCTCTATGCCGCCGCCGCCCGCTCGCTGAACGGCGCGCGCGTGATCGCCGGGCCGCACGACCGGATCACCGGCCTCGAATATTGCGACAAGGTGATAGAGATCGACCAGTCGCCGATCGGCCGCACCCCGCGATCGAACCCGGCAACCTACACCGGCGCCTTCACCAATATCCGCGACTGGTTCGCCGGCCTGCCGGAGGCGCAGGCGCGCGGGTACAAGCCGGGCCGCTTCAGCTTCAACGTCAAGGGCGGCCGGTGCGAGGCGTGCCAGGGCGACGGCCTGATCAAGATCGAAATGCACTTCCTGCCCGATGTCTATGTGACGTGCGAAGAATGCGGCGGCAAACGCTACAACCGCGAAACGCTGGAGGTGAAGTTCAAGGGGATGAGCATCGCCGACGTGCTCGACATGACGATCGAGGATGCGGAGGAATTCTTCAAGGCCGTGCCCCCCATTCGGGACAAGATGCACATGCTGAACGAAGTGGGCCTCAGCTACGTCAAGGTCGGCCAGCAGGCGACCACCCTGTCGGGGGGGGAGGCGCAGCGGGTGAAACTGGCCAAGGAACTCAGCCGCCGCAGCACCGGGCAGACGCTCTATATCCTCGACGAGCCGACCACCGGCCTGCATTTCGAAGACGTCCGCAAACTGCTCGAAGTGCTCCACCGCCTGGTGGACCAGGGCAACAGCGTGGTGGTGATCGAACACAACCTGGACGTGATCAAGACGGCAGACCACATCCTCGACCTCGGGCCGGGTGGCGGCGTGCGCGGGGGCGAGGTTGTGGCGCAGGGCGTTCCGGAACACGTCGCAGGCGTGGAGGGCAGCTACACGGGCCAGTACCTTAAGCCGCTTCTGGACCGCGCAACCCGGAACGAGCCGGCCCAGGCGTAG
- a CDS encoding septal ring lytic transglycosylase RlpA family protein, which translates to MDGIRPYRRTPLRKLAGLATAMLLTAPAGGPALADTGPAATRAAAAATAVAPATLAPARAPADGFDASFAHLPAPRALAAPRPGAVDIAAIEPPVEVEPAGKPLGSGVASYYGRRFAGRRTANGETFDPGRMTAAHRTLPFGSRVQVTNPRNGKSVVVRINDRGPFHRGRTIDLSRAAADELGLIRRGHGSVELVLLD; encoded by the coding sequence ATGGACGGGATCAGACCATACCGCCGCACGCCGCTGCGCAAGCTTGCCGGGCTCGCCACCGCGATGCTGCTGACCGCACCCGCGGGCGGCCCCGCGCTGGCCGACACCGGCCCTGCCGCCACCCGCGCCGCTGCCGCCGCGACTGCGGTGGCGCCCGCCACGCTGGCCCCTGCCCGCGCCCCCGCGGACGGGTTCGACGCCAGCTTCGCCCACTTGCCCGCCCCGCGTGCCCTCGCCGCCCCGCGCCCCGGCGCGGTGGACATCGCCGCGATCGAGCCGCCGGTGGAGGTCGAGCCGGCCGGCAAGCCGCTCGGCAGCGGGGTCGCATCCTATTACGGCCGCCGCTTCGCCGGGCGCCGGACCGCGAACGGCGAGACCTTCGATCCCGGCCGGATGACCGCCGCGCACCGCACGCTGCCCTTCGGCAGCCGGGTACAGGTGACCAACCCGCGCAACGGCAAGTCGGTCGTCGTGCGGATCAACGACCGCGGGCCGTTCCACCGGGGCCGCACGATCGACCTGTCGCGCGCTGCGGCGGACGAGCTTGGCCTGATCCGCCGCGGCCACGGTTCGGTCGAGCTGGTCCTGCTCGACTGA